Genomic window (Candidatus Desulfatibia profunda):
ACAGCGAACTTTAACTATTATTATAAAGTTCGACGAACAAAATAAGGTTCGTGATTTTGCTTACAGACAATCGAGTTTTTAATAATGGAGAGCGTCATGAAGTTTAATTCCTCAACCCGAATTGTTGTTGGTATGATAGTTTTTCTGTTTCTATTGTCCAGTTGTGCTCAAAAAATTCCTAAAGAGGCTTTACAGCTATCTAAAGAAAGTCTACAAAATCGACAGCTTCAGACGCGTCGTTTTGACGCAGATGAAAAAACGCTACTATCTGCCTCGGCAGCCGTATTACAGGACTTGGGATTTACTATTGATGAAAGCGAAACAAAACTTGGTGTAATCGTTTGCTCGAAAATTCGTGACGCTACGAGTGCAGGACAGGTAGCGGGTGCTATTTTCTTGGCTCTGTTTACAGGCGTAGTACAGCCTATTGATAAAGAACAATTGATTCGTGCATCACTAATCACTAACCCAATTCATGTTGATGAAACGGATAAAACCAAATCTCAAACTGCTGTCAGAATCACCTTTCAGAGGGTTGTAACCAACACTCAAGGTCAGATAACAAGGAGAGAAGCTATTAACGAAATCGATATCTATAAGGAGTTTTTTGATAAACTTTCGCAATCACTATTTCTGGAGGCTCACGAGTTATGAAAAAAAAACATATATTAATAGTAGGATTGCTGTTTTTCTTAATCGGGGTTATTTCATGTGCGCCATCTACTAAACAAGTTATGGCGACTAGTGAATCTCAAGTAAAACTTCGGGCTATTCAATCGCGCGCATTCGATACAACAGACAAAGCGAAAATGTTGCGCACAGTGATTGCGACTTTACAGGATCTTGGATTTGTAGTCGACAAAGCTGACGAAACACTTGGAACTATCAGTGGTACAAAATTGGATAGGTACGCTCTCCGCATGACAGTGAGCGTCCGGTCGCGAGGCGAAACACAACTATTAGTTCGGGCTAATGCTCAATACAACATCTACGCAGTGGAGGACCCAGAGCCTTACCAGCAGTTTTTTGATGCGCTCTCTAAATCAGTCTTTTTAACTGCCCATCAGGTTGATTAAAGGACTACCCAAAGCCAAAGATTAAGAATTACAAATAGTGCCTCTGCTTACAACGTTCTTGGCTTCTTACCATTTTTTACAACCACCTCACCGATGGTTATGATTTCCTTCAGGAATCAACAATCGAAACCTTATCCTGGACGACAGAATGGTTCAAAAAGTTCCCCGGAACTATTTTACCCCATTCTTTTGTAAGGACGGCTGCGGCTGGAAATGCGGTTTCCATGCGCATGGAAATCAAATAAAAATCCTTGTCCTACCTTCAATCCTCCGGCACACTGACATACTGTTTAATCGTTTCGCTCCAAGATGATATTGATTTATGTACTTATTAAACCGCCATTCTCGTCTTATTTCCAATAGGTTTGAACACACTCCATATGACAAGAAAGGTATTAAAGGTGAGGCGATTTATCACAATTAGACTGCGATGGTAAATGTTGTTGAAAAATGGTTTGATTACAGGAGGCTATCCATTGTTGTTGAATCATAACAGAATCGATGATGCTTTGGTGATTTGCCAGGCAGGGGAGTTCGTATAGGGCCTTTCCGGCACCTTTAAACACACACACACGCCATTAAGAAAAAATATTGAGAACTGGGAGTTTTTTTGGATAGAAAATGATGTGATTGAGGTTTGATTCCGTGTTTATTTTTAAAGTGTGATTACCTGCAGATCGCAGAAAGATAAAATTTTCCTTCTGTGCCCGATTGTGCCCAAATTGTGCCCGTCAAGGTCAAAGTTTACAAAACATTTCCAAACGAAACCAAAAACGCTTGAAAAAACTCATGTAGAAACAACATGTTTAAAATACATAGAATTAGGATTTTTAAAATGTAGGTCTGAAAATCCCCGTGTCGGCAGTTCAATTCTGTCCCTCGGCACCATTAATTTTAAGGGGTTTACAATAAGTTTTGTAAACCCCTTTTTTTATTGCCCCTTCTTTCTCTCCTCGCTTCTCTAATTCCTGGCCTCATTCCGTTGCTGAGAAATAGCTACCTGCACCTGTTTGACAAGATGTTCCAACGGTCGGCAATTCCAGGAACGTTGGTAAGGTACTGCGACGATTTTATTATTTTGCTTTGGCGGCACGGGAACTTGGCCTCAGCACTTTGGAGTTATCCAAAAGGCTTGGCATTTCGCAACCCACGGCCAGTCAATCGGTAAAACGGGGCGAAAAGATCGTGAAAGAGAAGGAACTCAAGATGATGGAATGACCTATGTCAATATATCAATACCCGTACCCAAGCTCTCCTTAACAACCGCAGATATTAGAGAGTTTTACCTCAAGGACGAACTGGCCTTGTGTTTGTGCAGCATCAAAAACTTCTCTTATCAGCGCAAAGTGTTTGTGCAGCATCAAAAACTTCTCTTATCAGCGCAAACACCTGTTCCTTGGGGCCGTTGATTTCAGTAGCCCATGCGCCTGTTTTATATTCAAGACCGAAATTTTTGATCACGTTCAGAATATTTTTGACTTTTTCTTCGATATTATCTGTTTTTAAAGGCAGATAACTCATCTGACAGGCAATGGTTTTATTCATATCAGACATGCAAAACCTCTTTTTTTGGTGTGCCGGTTTTTTTAAATGCAGATTAATGTGTTGCTTTCAGCCGTCCTGGCCGAGGCTACTTTGCGAAGTCGGCTCGCTTTTTCTTTTCATAATATCAGGCATTTTTTTGTGATTCAAGTCGTTTAACCCTATGGGTTTAAAAATGGCGAAGCGTCTCGCTCGATCAGGGTCAAATATTTTTATTGAATAAGTTTTTGTTATTCCGTAAGGACAGCAGAAAATTACCATACTGAAAATTTATGTTACATTATTTTGACCCCCGTTTATAACGGGTCAGGAGTAAAATTTTAAATGGAATTTCAGAATTGCGTCAGAAACACGTTTGGCAAATGTGATCTTCCGTCCAACACGATCGGCAGAATAAAGGACGGACTCGGAAAGTTGAATCTCGACGTTGAATACGCCCCTTTTCGGGTATCGGATAACATCTATTGGGGACGGGTATGGATTAATCCCATACGGATCGTCTGCAATGGTAAAGGTATTACTCCGGAGCTTGCGGAGGCCAGCGCATACGCCGAACTGGCGGAACGTTTCAGTGCGGGGCTTTTCTATCCGGAATTTGAAGAACGTGTAAGATTTAACATCCCGGCCCTTTACAACGAAGAAACCAACAAATTCCTTAATTTTGAGTGGCTGGAGGGATATGTACATGCCCACCAGGATCATTTGGATAAAAACACGCTTAGAATCGAAGATCTGCTGGCAAACGAAAGTCATCTGACGGAAAAGGATGTTGAGCACATCAAAAACAGCAGAATGGCCAGGCATTGGGTTGACGGTTTTTCCGTTATGCGTGAAGAGACCGTCAAGGTTCCGGTCAATTTTGTTACATATATTCACGCCTCTAACGGGCTGGCGGCCGGAAATACCATCGAAGAAGCGATGATTCAGGCTTCCTGTGAGATATTTGAACGTTATGTACAAATACGAATTATTAAACCTGAAAAAATAGTTCCATCCATTGATTTGGAATCTGTGGACAACGGCCTTATAAAGGACATGATTAAATTTTATCATGGCAAGAACGTTAAGGTAATGATCAAGGACCTTTCCTTTGATGGACAATTGCCCTGCATCGGCGTTCTGTTCATCAACCACAATTTGCCTTCGGACCGTATGGAGCATAAAATACTGATACCGGGCGCATCTTTCAACCTGGAAGAAGGTCTAGTCCGGTGTTTTACGGAAAGCATGCAAGGCCGGGAAACGCTAATGGCAACACGTCCGCAACTGGACAAACCGCTGGTTCACCGGTCCCGGGTCAATAATTTTTACCTGTTGATGAAATGCAGTATTTCTCCGAAAGATATCTCGTTTCTTGAGCAGGGGAAAGTCGTCACTTACAAGCACACCAAATTCAATGATATTTTTGGCGAGATTGAGGAAGTTAAGAAAATATGCAGACAATTCGATACCGATTGCATCATACTCAACCACACCCATCCGGTACTGAATTTTCCAGTCGTAAGGGTCATTATCCCAAAGATTTCCGATTTTTTGCCTTTCTTGAATCAGAACATACTCGTATCTGAAGCAATCAAGCCGGCCGCTACCTGGCGTGGAGAAAGATACCGGAATATCATGCAGAGTTTTTTTGCATAGTAACAATTATGAACAATTCGTAAAAAGTCGAATTCATCACGTTTCAGGTTTTATGATTTAGGTTTTAGGTAGTTAAAATTAGCTGTTCTAACAAACACTTGGGGGATTGGGGACGTGGGAAATTGGGGATGTGAATTGGGGACGTGAATTGCGTGAATTGGGGACGGGTATTGATATATTGATTGACATGACTTTTTTAGTCAGCTTTTCATATCGGTATGCCACGGAAAGCCAGATCGGTAAAACGGGGCGAAAAGATCGTGAAAGAGAAAGAACTCAAGATGATGGAATGACCTATGTCAATATATCAATACCCGTCCCCAAGCTCCCTGTGACCTATTCGTGGGAATGATCATGGAGTTCCTTTTCATGTTCTGCATGATCGTGGTCGTGCGGACCGTGTTCCCCGGCATGCTCATGTTCATGATCCCCCTTTTTACCTTCGTGGGTGTGCGGGTGGCTGTGCTCGTGCGCATGCTCATGGTCATGCCTGTGGTCGTGTTCATGGATGTGCTCCTCGCTACCATGTTTGTGCGGGTGCTCATGTACATGGGAGTGTTCATGCTTGTGTTGATGTTTGTGTTTATGATTACCTTCCATTGCTCCTCCTCCTTCTATCATTAATAAAGTGTGAAAGGAAAAATTCCTTTATGACGTTTTTTAACCATCTTACCATATTTTCGGCAAACAAGGATACACATTAATCCAGAAAGGGGTACTATTTGCCCGACATGACCGTAATCTTTCTTCATCGCTTTTGTTCGATCACACCCACATTTCTCTTTCGGACTGTCATTTGATCAATTTTTAAGCTTCTCGGACTTTTTTCGGACGCTTATTCCCAGCCGCCAAAAGAAAAGACCCGATAGTCCGGATATAATGCCGATACCGATGAGCGTCTTTTCGTATTTGGCAAGAGAACGCTTTGATCTTCCGGCCGCTTGATCTGTTTTCAGTTTCAGGGCTTCATCCACCGGTATGTCAACATCCAGCCGGTGGCCTATTTCGTCATCCACCGCCACTATCCACTCGCCGGCGGTGTCGGGGAAAAAACAGAATCGACCGTTTCTATCCGTCCTGCCGGACTGGAAAGGCAGTTTGGTCCCAGGAGCTGAAATGCTCACCTTGGCGTAACTCATGGCCTCGCCGGTGTCGTACCGGGCCGAGACGACTAAACCGCCGTTTTCCACACTGCCCTGAACGCCATGGGCATGAATAAGACGGGGGGTGACGACTGCCAAAATGGAAACAAAAATCGCTAAACTTGTGTATTTCATTCTTTCCCCTCTTTTCCCTTGCTGTTTACCTGATTTCAAACGTCAAAGAGGATGAGGACTTGTATTGATCGCATTCCCCGGGATCCGGGTAATGCTCTGTATATGATGTGGTGATCAGCCAGACGCCTGATTGAAGCATCTTTATCTTTGCAATACCCTTTTTATCGGTTTTGGTGGCATAGGCAAAGGTATTTTTCTCGGTGGAAAACCCCATGTAAGTGGCAAACACATGGCTGGATGAGAGTGGCTGGCCCTTAAAGATGACCTTTATCGGAAGGTAATCTCCTTGGGCCAAAGCCCCGGGATCTGCCAGCGGAACGATCTCAAGGTCGTGGCCGAGTACTTTTGAGAAGGTCTTTCCGCTGGCCTCTCCAACATTGACAACAGCTTTAGAGTACTTTGCCGAGTAAGTACAGTTGATAACATTCTTGAGACCCTTTTTTGTTTGCCCCCTTTTGTAGCCTTCGGTGGTCTTGGTGGAAAAGCCTCCTTTCTTTTTGGCTACGATCACGTACGTTCCTTTTTTGTACAGAGGTTTTTCTCCCTTGAACTCCACGTCGGAATAGGCTTTGATGCCGGTCTTGTTTCCTTCCTGATCCAAGACATAGATCTCTTCAAGATTCTCCTTGTCCATAAACTCACGAGACGGTAAATAATGCCCGTAGCCCAGCGTCAGGCTAATCTCCTCACCCACCTGCGGTGTAAAGTCCCTTACCTCCAACCACATATCATGAGCATGGGCCTGGTAGCAGGCTGCTCCCAAAATCAGTGTCATAGATATCACTAAAAACCCCAATCGTTCTGTAAATTTTCTCATTTTCCTTTCTCCTTTTTCTAATTTAGCGCGTGCTAAGTTCATGTGTCCCTCATTTTGTGGAAGTCGGATCTCTTTAAGACACGATTTTCTGTCCTTGTACACTGGTACACTCCAAGCATTTTCGGTCTAGAATTCCAGGCTGCATGATAACGTCACGTTAAATGGATCGGCTGGTTTGTATGTATTGGCACTCCGCATCTCGGCATATTTCTTATCGAAGATGTTGTTGAGAAACAGTGTAAATGTGACCTTTTGCATGGCATAGCGTATGGACGCGTCAAAAACCCAGAAATCATCCTCACGAATGGTGTTGGCAGAATCATTCCAACGTTCTCCTGTGTATTTCCCTGTAAAGCTACCTCCAAGCCCCAGTTTCGGGAAATACTCCAGACCCGCCTTCACAATCCATTCCGGCACTCTATTTATGTCATTTCCGGAAAAGTTACCGCTGCTCGTGTTGTAATCCACATATTCAGCATCCTGGTAGGCTCCGTTTACATAAACCAGCAGGTCGGGCATTGCATACCATTCCGTTGCAGCCTCGATTCCCTGCCTCCTTGTTTCTCCGGCATTTGTCTCCTCCAGGGTAATCGGATCAGTAATCACCTCATCCTTAGTATCCGTGCGGAATAGGGACAATTGTAACAGCACTTCCGCTATGGGCAGAAATCTTGCTCCCAGATCGTAGGAGATTATCTCAGAAGGATCTAACTGCGCATTTTCAAACTTTTTAAACCCGCTGGGCAGGACAAACCCGGTGCCGATGTTTCCGTATAGATCAAGCCCCTCAAACGGCGTAACAAGGATTCCTCCCTTTGGATTGAAAACCTTTTCAGAGTAAGAGTTTTCTGAACCGGTCAAGTTGTTTTTCAAATCGCCGTCATAAATCTCATAACGCCCACCCAACATTAGTTTTATGAACGAAGCCGGCCAAAAATCCTCCTGGAAGTAGAGTGCAATATTCTGGTAATCGAAATCGCCGGACAGCTTCTCGCTCACTCTTACTCTATTATCCGGGCTTTGGATATTCCATTTGTGTGCCTGAGAGTCAATAGACTCGTAGTCCACTCCCAACAGCAGATCGTTCTTGAAGCCTGCAAGGTCACTTGAAAGGTTATACATCGCGCGTGAGCCGAAGGTATTCCGCTCGTCGTGCCTTTCTTCGTTACTGCTGCCTGTCCACCTTGTGAAGTCACTGTCGTAAAAATAAGCAAGCAGGCTGATCTCTGAGAATTTATTCAATTTGCGCCTATAGTCGAGACTAACCATGTTCTTCTCTTTGTTTCCTCCGCCGTCTGTTACCTGTTTTTTCAGGTTGCCAGCGTCCCAGTCCGCTTGTGACAGAGAACCTGGTGCATTCCAAGTCGTTTTGTAAGAGTGTAGCGTGAGCCTGACGCTCGAGTCTCCATTGAGTTTGTAGCCGAACCTTGAAAAGATATTTCCACCATTAAACTCACTATGATCTCTATAACCATCGCCTTGTTCAGTACTTACCGCGTTATAGGTAAAGAAACGGTCATATTCACGGGCTATCTCGGCGACCCCCCTGTAATAGTTCCACGAGCCGGTTGAAAGCTTCAATTTGTTGAAATTTCCCCTATCTTTCGTGATGTAGTGCAAGACGCCTGCTTGGGCATAGCCTCCGTAGAGCGGAGAGGAAAGCCCTTTGATCACCTCAAGCCTTTCAATAGATTCGGGGAGTATGGTATTGTAATCAGGATAGCCATCGCCATCCACATGATTAATCTCATTGTAGGGGATGCCATCCAAATACGAGGCAGCACCTATTCCATGACCCAGTCTGAACCCCCTGAAGGAATAGGCCGCTGCGACGCCCTGCTGATTGTAATCTTCCGCCGTTACCCCCGGAATTCTTCTAATCAGATCCAGGGTCCGTTTGACATCCATCTTCTCAATTTCCTCAGCAGATATCGAGTGAATGGTTGCCGGCTGCTCATGCAGTTTTTCTTCAAAACCTTTAACTAACCGATCGGTTACCACTATGTCTGGAATCTTTAATATTTCAGGTGATTTTTCTTTTGGTGATTCGTTAGACTGTGCATGCGCTGTGGAAATAAAGATTATGCCGATCAGTAAAGCTAACAAAGAATTCCATTTCATTTTGTGTCCCTTCACGGTGTTTTTAACAAACATGGTGGGACCGTTTGTATACTTTCTCATTCTTTGAACTCCTTTCATGGATAGACCATCGCAATATTTCGGAGTTTAGCCTGCCCGACTTTTCGCACAAAGACCTCATTTTGAGGCAATGCCGGCAAGCGGGAGGCTTATGCCTGCTCATCGTACGGGTTTTGAACAAATCAGATCCTCAGGGGAGCTTCAGTGAAGAATGCCTTGAAAAATGGAGGCCAGGGTGATATCAAAATAAGCGAGGCATCCCTCACCCCGAGGGGGCTTCACGGGGAAGGCAGCTTTCAGACCTTTGCCGAGGACGAACTGCCTTCCCCAACCTTTTCCGTTAATGTCATCCAATATGTAACGTGCCTATCACCCCCTTTTTGCCTCTTTCCTGCAAAAAAAAAACCACGAAGCATTTCATCCGTCCTCGAATGATGGCCTTCGTGGCTTGTTTGCTAATGGTATGCTAAGATTTAAAATTGCTATCGCAACTTCTTGTTGCGAATAGAATCGATCCCTACATGAATAGCAGTCATCTGTCAACCGTAAAAACGAAACTTCGACGTCCTATCCATGGTCAGTAATGCCCGGTTAACAATTCGGCAAAACAATAAACCTATCCATTTGACCTTTGACACGGATTTCACTGATAAAAAGTGAGCCTGTAATTTTTAGAGAATATTCTTTAAAAATCCGTGAAATCCGTGTCAAAATAATTAAAAAACCTTGAAACTTTAAAAAAGCGTGTATATTAATCAATATCAAAAAAAACTCGCGTGTATTTTCCGATGGGGGTAAAAATGGCCGCATACTTACATCGTTACATTGAAAAGCCGGTAATCGATGACTTAGCGCGCAAAATGGTATTCATTGGCGGTCCGCGCCAGGCCGGTAAAACAACGTTAGCTAAATATCTTTGCAAGTCAGCTGGCTACGACCTAAAACAGCGCTACTTAAACTGGGATGCCACTGAAGACAGGGAAAATATTATCATGGAACGATTCCCTACGGATCCGGGATATCTGGTGCTCGACGAAATTCACAAGTATTCCAAGTGGCGACAGATTGTAAAAGGGCTTTATGATAAACGAGGCGATGAACTTCAGATCTTGATAACCGGTAGCGCCCGGTTGGACTACTACCGACGTGGGGGTGATTCCCTCCAGGGCCGGTATCATTTTTACCGCCTCTTCCCATTCACTTGTGCTGAACTGGGGGCATCGTCTTTTTCCACTATTAAAGATCTGCTGGTTTATGGCGGTTTTCCAGAGCCCTTTTCGCTTCAGTCAGAAACCCAGAGTCGGCGCTGGAGTCGCGAGTTCCGATCACGAATCGTCAGAGATGAATTGACGGATCTTGAAAACGTTCAAGATATTGGCCTCATCGAGAAAATGGTGCTGCGTCTGTCTGATCTGGTCGGATCGCCCCTTTCAATCAATGGCCTACGCGAAGATCTACAGGTTTCGCATCAGTCCGTATCCCGGTGGATCGCCATGTTGGAAAATCTATACATGATTTTCAGGCTGTATCCTTTTGGTGCCCCTAAAATACGGGCCGTTAAAAAAGAAGCCAAGCATTATCATTTGGACTGGACAGTTGTTAAAGAGAAAGGATATCGGTTTGAAAATCTGGTTGCCTGCCACCTGCTGAAGTGGTGTTTCTTTCTCCAGGATACAGAAGGCCGGGATATCGAGTTACGCTATTTTCGCGATGTGGATAAAAGAGAGGTCGACTTTGTTTTGATAGAAGACGAAATTCCTGTGCATTTTATCGAATGCAAACTCTCGGGCAAATCCCTTAGCCCGTCATTGCGTTATCTCAAAATCCGTTTTCCGTCAGTGCAAGCCACCCAAATAACCCTTGAAAAGGATGTTGATCTGATCACCAAAGAAGGCATACGGATCTGCTCTGCCCACAGGTTTCTTGCCAACTTGGTCTGAGGACCGTCGAGGTTTTAAAGCGCAATTCCTTATTGCGCAGTAGATCCCTGAAAAATTGGTTTACCTTCAGGTGAGCTCAAAGACGATTGTAAGCTCTAGAGGAACCCCCCTTTTGAACAGATGGTCCGGCGGTTTTGGAAAGGGAGCGGCATCTTTAACGGCCTTGAGAGCCGCCTGATCCAGAGCCTTGTTTCCGGAGCGTTTGGCCACTTCTACCCCCCGCACCCCCCCTTCAGGCGTGATCACAAAGCGTATGGTCACGCACCCTTCAATATTCCTCACCCGGGCGATTTGCGGATATTTCTTGCACCTTTCTATTCTGAACCGCACCATCTCCAGATAACTGCCGGGCGTACTGTATTCTCCCATGAGATCCCCGGAGCCCCAGTCAGCGATATTAAGACCGGAAACAGCCGGGATATCCGGCATGCTGATGCCTTCCACCAGGCTGTCAGGAAGCTCTTTTTCAGCCGGCTCCAACTTTATCGGTTTAAGGCGAGGCATCAACTGCTGGGTAACTTTGAGCCTTTTTACATCCGGCGGTTGAGGGTGTGCCTTAGGTCTGTAACGGGGTCTGGGAATACTCCGGGTGAACGGTTTCGATATTTCCTGCATGGTCAGTTCAATGTAGCTCAGGGCATTTGACCGGTAGACTCCGGAAAGATGCATGAATATAACCGCGTGTATTCCCAAAGAAATAACCACTAAACCGCGCAGTAACCTGTTCGGCTTTGTGTTGGTCGTAAAGTTCATAGAGTTGAGCCTGTTGGCCCGTTGGCCCGTTAGCCGGTTAGCCGGTTAAACCCGTAAAAACTCCTGGCGAACTGGCGAACCGGACAACCGGCGAACCTCCCTTAGAAATCTTTTTCGGTGGCCAGACACAGTTTTTGTGCCCCGGCCGCTTTGGCAATGTCCATCACCTTGACCACTTTATTCAAAATCGCCTCCCGGTCCGCCCGCACAACAACCAGTTTGTTTTCCTGGGAACCAAGTTTTGCTTTAAGCCGCTCAAAGAGTCTGGCCGAAGGCAGCTCCTCGGTCCCCAAAAAGGCCCGGCCCTGTTGGTCCACATAGACCGTAATCGTCTCCTCGGTTTGAGGCGCCGCGGCCTTGGCCTGGGGCAGTTTTATTTTAATGCCCTCATCGACCATGAAATTGGTGGTCAACAAAAAATAGATCAACAACAGAAAGACAATATCAATGAGCGCTGTCAGCGGCACCTGCACCGCGTAGCGAGACCTTTTTTTGGGGTGAATTAACATAACCTGTTCCTTAACCCCCGTTTTTAAGATTTGATGCTGCCTTAATAAAGGCAACGGTTCCATCCTGCATCTGGGCCTCATAACCATCCACCCTGGCTACCAGATAGCTGTGGGCCACCATAGTGGGAAGGGCAACGGACAAACCCAGGGCCGTGGTCAGCATGGCTTCCCAGATTCCGCCGGCTAAAACCGCCGCGTTCACCTTGCCGCCCATCTCCTGGATGACCATAAAGGCTTTGATCATCCCTAACACCGTCCCTAAAAGACCCAGCAGCGGCGCAATGTTGCCGATGGTAGCCAGAACTTGAAGATAGCGCGAAAGCCCCCGGAGTTCCTCTTCGGTAGCGTGAACGATAACCGTCTCTAAAGTCTCGCGATCTTGATCCATGACTTCTATGGCACCGGCCAAAATTCGCCCCATGGGAGAATCACTCTTTCTCGCCAGCTCCAGGGCCTGACCGCAATCACCTTTGGTGATGCATTCAGACACATTTTGCACCAGTCCGAACCCGCGGATCTTCACCTTGGCAAATCGGATCAAACGCTCCAGAAAAATAGCCAGGGCCACCACCGAACACAGCAAAATGGGCCCCACCAGGATGCCCCCCTTTGCAAGCCAATCGAACATATTGCCTCCTTGTTCTTAGAAAGTGAGAAAATGAGGAAGTGGGAAAGTGGGAAAATTACGCCCTCATACTCATTTTCTCACCCGTGCACCTGCTCAGTCATTAACTTTGGCTTCAGTAACCATGGTTCAGGATTGTTTCCCATAGTAACTAATTTCCCAATTATATTGTCGTAAGCCTTGTGCAGATCTTTGCCAACATCTCTGCTAATGTACTCACACTTTACAGCATACTCTAGCCAAACCTGAGTTTCTGCGGCTTCACTTTCCGATTCATTCAGTTTGTTAACAAAGGCTTTTTCGTATTTCCTTCTCCTCCAGGATTCAGCAATAGCTGAAGAAACAGAACGTGAGGATCGTCGTATTTGGTCTGTCAAGGAGTAGACTTCTTCTTTCGGAAATCCTTTTGAAATCTCAAAGATCTGCATTGCAGCCTCAACCGACATTTGATAAACCTCCAATTCCCAATGATACTGCACCTTCTTACCCATCTGCTCACTCTCCCACCTTCTCACTTTCGCCCCTGCGCACCTGCCATATCTTCAACGTCCGG
Coding sequences:
- a CDS encoding thiamine-binding protein, whose protein sequence is MSDMNKTIACQMSYLPLKTDNIEEKVKNILNVIKNFGLEYKTGAWATEINGPKEQVFALIREVFDAAQTLCADKRSF
- a CDS encoding YcaO-like family protein is translated as MEFQNCVRNTFGKCDLPSNTIGRIKDGLGKLNLDVEYAPFRVSDNIYWGRVWINPIRIVCNGKGITPELAEASAYAELAERFSAGLFYPEFEERVRFNIPALYNEETNKFLNFEWLEGYVHAHQDHLDKNTLRIEDLLANESHLTEKDVEHIKNSRMARHWVDGFSVMREETVKVPVNFVTYIHASNGLAAGNTIEEAMIQASCEIFERYVQIRIIKPEKIVPSIDLESVDNGLIKDMIKFYHGKNVKVMIKDLSFDGQLPCIGVLFINHNLPSDRMEHKILIPGASFNLEEGLVRCFTESMQGRETLMATRPQLDKPLVHRSRVNNFYLLMKCSISPKDISFLEQGKVVTYKHTKFNDIFGEIEEVKKICRQFDTDCIILNHTHPVLNFPVVRVIIPKISDFLPFLNQNILVSEAIKPAATWRGERYRNIMQSFFA
- a CDS encoding DUF4198 domain-containing protein, yielding MRKFTERLGFLVISMTLILGAACYQAHAHDMWLEVRDFTPQVGEEISLTLGYGHYLPSREFMDKENLEEIYVLDQEGNKTGIKAYSDVEFKGEKPLYKKGTYVIVAKKKGGFSTKTTEGYKRGQTKKGLKNVINCTYSAKYSKAVVNVGEASGKTFSKVLGHDLEIVPLADPGALAQGDYLPIKVIFKGQPLSSSHVFATYMGFSTEKNTFAYATKTDKKGIAKIKMLQSGVWLITTSYTEHYPDPGECDQYKSSSSLTFEIR
- a CDS encoding TonB-dependent receptor: MRKYTNGPTMFVKNTVKGHKMKWNSLLALLIGIIFISTAHAQSNESPKEKSPEILKIPDIVVTDRLVKGFEEKLHEQPATIHSISAEEIEKMDVKRTLDLIRRIPGVTAEDYNQQGVAAAYSFRGFRLGHGIGAASYLDGIPYNEINHVDGDGYPDYNTILPESIERLEVIKGLSSPLYGGYAQAGVLHYITKDRGNFNKLKLSTGSWNYYRGVAEIAREYDRFFTYNAVSTEQGDGYRDHSEFNGGNIFSRFGYKLNGDSSVRLTLHSYKTTWNAPGSLSQADWDAGNLKKQVTDGGGNKEKNMVSLDYRRKLNKFSEISLLAYFYDSDFTRWTGSSNEERHDERNTFGSRAMYNLSSDLAGFKNDLLLGVDYESIDSQAHKWNIQSPDNRVRVSEKLSGDFDYQNIALYFQEDFWPASFIKLMLGGRYEIYDGDLKNNLTGSENSYSEKVFNPKGGILVTPFEGLDLYGNIGTGFVLPSGFKKFENAQLDPSEIISYDLGARFLPIAEVLLQLSLFRTDTKDEVITDPITLEETNAGETRRQGIEAATEWYAMPDLLVYVNGAYQDAEYVDYNTSSGNFSGNDINRVPEWIVKAGLEYFPKLGLGGSFTGKYTGERWNDSANTIREDDFWVFDASIRYAMQKVTFTLFLNNIFDKKYAEMRSANTYKPADPFNVTLSCSLEF
- a CDS encoding ATP-binding protein, yielding MAAYLHRYIEKPVIDDLARKMVFIGGPRQAGKTTLAKYLCKSAGYDLKQRYLNWDATEDRENIIMERFPTDPGYLVLDEIHKYSKWRQIVKGLYDKRGDELQILITGSARLDYYRRGGDSLQGRYHFYRLFPFTCAELGASSFSTIKDLLVYGGFPEPFSLQSETQSRRWSREFRSRIVRDELTDLENVQDIGLIEKMVLRLSDLVGSPLSINGLREDLQVSHQSVSRWIAMLENLYMIFRLYPFGAPKIRAVKKEAKHYHLDWTVVKEKGYRFENLVACHLLKWCFFLQDTEGRDIELRYFRDVDKREVDFVLIEDEIPVHFIECKLSGKSLSPSLRYLKIRFPSVQATQITLEKDVDLITKEGIRICSAHRFLANLV
- a CDS encoding energy transducer TonB; translated protein: MHLSGVYRSNALSYIELTMQEISKPFTRSIPRPRYRPKAHPQPPDVKRLKVTQQLMPRLKPIKLEPAEKELPDSLVEGISMPDIPAVSGLNIADWGSGDLMGEYSTPGSYLEMVRFRIERCKKYPQIARVRNIEGCVTIRFVITPEGGVRGVEVAKRSGNKALDQAALKAVKDAAPFPKPPDHLFKRGVPLELTIVFELT
- a CDS encoding biopolymer transporter ExbD, encoding MLIHPKKRSRYAVQVPLTALIDIVFLLLIYFLLTTNFMVDEGIKIKLPQAKAAAPQTEETITVYVDQQGRAFLGTEELPSARLFERLKAKLGSQENKLVVVRADREAILNKVVKVMDIAKAAGAQKLCLATEKDF
- a CDS encoding MotA/TolQ/ExbB proton channel family protein produces the protein MFDWLAKGGILVGPILLCSVVALAIFLERLIRFAKVKIRGFGLVQNVSECITKGDCGQALELARKSDSPMGRILAGAIEVMDQDRETLETVIVHATEEELRGLSRYLQVLATIGNIAPLLGLLGTVLGMIKAFMVIQEMGGKVNAAVLAGGIWEAMLTTALGLSVALPTMVAHSYLVARVDGYEAQMQDGTVAFIKAASNLKNGG
- a CDS encoding four helix bundle protein, producing the protein MGKKVQYHWELEVYQMSVEAAMQIFEISKGFPKEEVYSLTDQIRRSSRSVSSAIAESWRRRKYEKAFVNKLNESESEAAETQVWLEYAVKCEYISRDVGKDLHKAYDNIIGKLVTMGNNPEPWLLKPKLMTEQVHG